From a single Carassius carassius chromosome 8, fCarCar2.1, whole genome shotgun sequence genomic region:
- the LOC132144670 gene encoding C3a anaphylatoxin chemotactic receptor-like yields the protein MTSNTTHLPHSNQHVNTKVDTGDTVNKFSIVILAIIVIFGTFGNSLVIWMASFRMKPNVTNVWLVNLAVADLIFCLSRITSLIKLIFYDHWAFGLFLCKFTGFFKYANMFCSVFLLAVISVDRALCVCHPVFTRERRTLFAARVVSVGVWIVAVIFSSPYFVYREVFPYKNNVSQCSLKEKGDNSEKYIYYFIRFICGFLLPFLVILICYILAAVGIRRTRLSGKSRPLRILAVLVCAFFLCWAPYHFIGLVKLVNKDHKAVKKGWTMASHLAYFNSCINPVLYFCMGLDVRRRCNQSLSGIFHRALTEEDQSLSQQGTKEESFDSIQKNADTECESKFL from the exons ATGACCTCCAACACAACTCACCTTCCTCATTCTAATCAGCATGTGAATACTAAGGTGGACACTGGAGACACGGTGAATAAGTTCAGCATTGTCATCCTCGCCATCATTGTTATCTTCGGCACCTTTGGGAACTCTTTGGTCATTTGGATGGCCAGCTTCCGTATGAAGCCCAATGTCACTAACGTATGGCTGGTCAATCTCGCTGTAGCAGACCTGATCTTCTGCTTGTCACGAATCACTTCTCTCATCAAACTCATTTTCTATGACCATTGGGCTTTTGGACTCTTTCTCTGCAAGTTTACTGGTTTCTTCAAGTACGCCAATATGTTCTGCAGTGTTTTTCTTCTGGCCGTCATCAGTGTGGATCGAGCGCTCTGCGTTTGCCATCCAGTGTTCACCAGAGAACGACGGACGTTATTTGCAGCTCGTGTGGTCAGTGTGGGAGTTTGGATTGTGGCGGTGATCTTTAGTTCACCGTACTTTGTGTACCGGGAAGTCTTTCCTTACAAGAACAACGTGAGCCAATGCTCGCTGAAG GAGAAAGGTGACAATTCAGAAAAGTATATCTACTACTTCATTCGTTTCATCTGTGGATTCTTGTTGCCCTTCCTGGTGATCCTTATCTGTTACATACTAGCTGCTGTTGGGATACGCAGAACGCGACTCTCTGGAAAATCGAGGCCTCTTCGAATTCTTGCTGTATTGGTCTGTGCTTTTTTCTTATGTTGGGCTCCATACCACTTTATAGGGCTGGTCAAGTTGGTCAACAAAGACCATAAGGCAGTAAAAAAAGGATGGACTATGGCTTCACACTTAGCCTATTTCAACAGCTGCATTAACCCAGTTCTGTATTTCTGCATGGGACTGGATGTTCGTCGACGCTGCAACCAAAGTCTGTCTGGCATTTTTCACAGAGCACTTACGGAGGAAGACCAAAGTCTCTCACAACAAGGCACTAAGGAAGAAAGCTTTGATTCCATCCAAAAGAATGCAGATACTGAGTGTGAATcaaaatttttataa